tattcaagtaTTCAAACAGTTGGGCTCATTCAGCAAACAAATCAGATCAGTTAGCGttcagtaatttattaatgattaatttttgccTTTAATTCTTCGCTGGTTCTAAAAATTGGagctaattaataaaaaaatgaaaaattacaataaagaatCACTGATCGCTCACTGATCTACTGTTTTCTGAACACGCCCATTATTTATGTCaaagaataattatcgcgGGTgtgtaacaattaattttgcgagcaaaagataaaataataattgttactcACCTCAAAGTTGCTCCGCCGATGCTCGATGCCTCTCAGGCCGCCTCCTCCTCTCAGGTTAGAATTCCGCACTTGCACAAAATTCACTCGCGAAAACACAGTTAATTAATGACGATCGGGCGACACTCGACACGATATTCCGAGGTTAATTCGATCGCTTCGACGCGTCGTCACAGTCGTCACACATCCTTTATCGCGACGCGGGACAACGGGAAAACAAATTCGAGGAAGACAGAATAAGAATCGCGACATACACGACATACAGTGGAACGACTGCGatgagaaggagagaaaagagaagattCTCGCGACTTCGAATTATGTTGTACCCGGGCACAGTTAGACTCGATGCACAACGAGCGTTTTCGCTATTTTCAATACGACGATTAATTCGAAGGAAACTGAGCTCTCATTGGATATCGCTGATCGCTCATCGAATCCCTAGCCTGCTCGGACGGTAACAGGTCATCGATGTACACGATCCACGCACATCGAactcgattaaaattttttatcccgTATTAAAATCGAGATTGATACACGAATACATTTATGCCAATTAACGACACGCCACTCAATTCACCGGCACGAATCTAATCGCTCATCTACATCGCTTTCTTATTGAGGctcgaatttttttacagcggGCTTGGTTGGCGCCAGCGATTACACATCCCGATCGTTTCTCTACACACCGAGCAATTAGGAATCCCGGATCTCTCGCGATTTTAATAACCGCAATATTCGCGATTCATCAGTATACGACGAGGGTACACGAGGGTACGACGAGGGTGATATCACACCGATACGCACCTTCGGCACACACACGTACGTCTCACGGCAAGGTCACTGCGCGAACGAGTGGCGAGCGCCCGAGCGGTAGTACGTAGTGGGGAGTGTGAGTGGCGAGGGTAGCGTACAGCACTCGGTACTCGGCTCGactcggcggcggcggccgagCCCCCCCGAAGAGCGGGCAGCGAGCCAGCGAGTGCCGGTGGCTATCCCCTCCCCTCAGTTACGCCGCGCCACCCGCCACAGTCGCCGTTACCGTTCACTGCTCGTTCGCGCAGTGACCTTGCCTTGAGACGCGACGTGCCGAATGCGTGTATTGGTGCGGTATTCACCCTCGTCGTGTACCGGCGAGTCGCGAATGTGGCGGTTATTAAAATCGCGAGAGATCCGGAATTCATAATTGCTCGGTGTGTAGAGAAACGATCGGGATGTAATCGCTGGCGCCAACCAAGCCCGCTGGATGTGTGTGTCGGTACAGCATCACCCCTGTCGTATACCGGCGAATCGTGAATTGAATGGCGTGTCGTTAATTAGCATAAATGTATTCGTGTATCAATCTCGATTTTAAtacggaataaaaaattttaatcgagtTCGACGTGCGTGGATCGTGTACATTGGTGACCTGTTATCATCCGGGCAGGCTAGACTCGATGCACTGCGAACGATCAGTGCGATATATCAATGAGAGCTCAGTTTCCTTCGAATTAATCGTCATATTGGAAAAAGTGAAACGTTCGTCGTGCATCGAGTCTAACTGTGCCCGGGTGCAACATAATTCGGAGTCGCGAGagtcttctcttttctttccttctcatCGCAGTCGTTCCAGTGTACGTCGTGTATGTCGCGTGTATTCTTTTGTCTTCCTAGAGTTTGTTTTTCCGTTATCCCGCGTCGCGATAAAGGATGTGTGACGACGCGTCGAAGCGATCGAATTAACCTCGAAATATCGAGTTAAGTGTCGCCCGATCGTCATTAATTAACTGTATTTTCGCGAGTGAATTTTGTGCGAGTGCTGAATCCTAACCTGAGAGGAGGTGGCGAGCTGAGGGGCATCGGGCAACGGCGGAGCAACTTTGAGGTgagtaacaattattattttatcttttgttcGCAAAATCAATTGTTGCACACGcgcgataattattctttGGCATAAATAATGGACGCGTTCAACAAACAGCAGATCAGTGAGCGGTCAGTGAttctttattatgatttttcatTTCATTATTACCCATACTGCacacatctttcagaaagctttctgaaaaatattggaaagaAATCTTCCGTcagatatctttcagaaatcATTCTGAAAgatgtgctgtatgggtagcTTCAATTTCTAGAATCAGCGAAGAATTAAAggcaaaaattaatcatattaataaattactgaaCGCTAACTGATCTGATTTGTTTGCTGAAGGAGCCCATTCAGCTGCTTGAAtacttgaataattaatttgagtacATTTGTGTTTTTTAGTTCATGATACACATAACTCCGCTGCTGTGCATGGCGTTGGTAAGTCAGAttaccttttttttgtaatcataACTCATACCATAAGTAGAGTTTGTTTACcgacaattaaatatattttgattttattttattttattcaaaaattgtatagaGACTCAAAAAatcagcaaaatattttaaaaatataataaataaattagtaaaatctgttttattatattatatctaaagaTTAGAAGAttgttttagaataaatttgtcaaattaagtACCGAGATTATCCAAAAATACAAGACTGTTAATTACGAGGAAAATCAAGATTTTGAAAacacaaagaaataataatcaaataataagcAAGAAAGTTACGTCTAAAAtgttaagaatttttaaaaatgtaattcaaagaatttcttaaattttaaatttgatatttttaaatatcaaagtttctttttcaaattgatgttagaatattataatatattagaatatataataaagaacaaaatgAAGAGCAATCTTAAAAGCAATCTGAACATTTTGACTTTaaaaactgaatttttttatttcatagaaAGAACtataatcatacataattttaacatacaaGTTATCAAGGACTAACAAGCTGTGAAAGTTTGTATTACTGCCGAAATTggaataattaatagtattatatttatttcatgacTTATTATTATcagatattgttttataaaaatacaatatatatatctgcggcattacaaattttaatttttaaagttgttgTGTAAAGTTAACTGATTGTAATAAAGATTTCTTATCGATGAGGCAAAATATACTTTCAGGGTCATGTAAAGTAAAACTTTGATCTGCTGATGATGGTACAATTCTCCAAGGCTCATTTTGTAAGTATGGGATTGGTAAGAGATACCTGagtttattcaatatttaaaggtCTAACTaggctataaataaataagatacaaatttttaaattatttgtctaTTTAGAaacatagaaaattaatataatattaattatataattgaaacTTAAGATTACTCAACTccttaaatatttcagaaaaatgcatttctttaaataaagataacaaatttttaaacattttttaattttactattatattgtatatttatattatttacaatactattatgtatttataatactattaattacgtatcttatattttgattaaaaagagctatttttaataacttgtaTAAATctgaaagataatttttattataatattattttagaaatataagttgtgaatataaaatatgttaaatgattaaaatagcATAGGATTTAATACTAATTGAATAGTTCATAATTTATGTAAGATTAACGTTTATtcataaatgtacatacaGAGACTGCCAGccaaatttatatcaataaatacaTGTACACAATTAATTACTCTCTTCAGCGGATACTgtgattacaaattaaacaatgtataaaattattgttgagTTTCTTTAATGAGTGCAGAAAGAATGCAGCGACGAGacacgtttatttaattaattaataatctagcaatatattttttaacatcataAACTTTTCAGAAGTACACTTCCAGTAAATACATAAGTTTACTTTCATACAATGatacgttaaaaatattccgttttattataattattagaatagaatgtatattaaacaaattcttGATATCGTAAGTgcataatattctaaatagcttacagtttttactttttcaatcATATCAATCGAATGATTTGTTcgcataaaatgaaaaaattggtACAGAATCAAAGACAAaagtttaacataattatagaaattaatataaaaggtAATGTTGTGTAAATTGGTTTTTAAACAACCAGaataacaaattacaaaattccAATTCTAGTGAGCTCTTATTTTGAATGATATTCGATTAAAATACTGATCAAAGCGTATTTTATCGCAAAATGTAATTATGAAAAGATattgtttgtaaattataattttaatgtgcaATGGATTTTCTGTGATCATCCAAAAATCAAGAATCGCCACGTGGAAATCCCGTGTTTCTAGTTGGCACGTGTCTTGTCGGTTCCGCGACGGGAAGTATAGAAGGAATGTGTGTGCTGATATGACGCTGATGGACGATCGTGTGATCACCACGTAGGTGTCGGCTGACCGCGATCGCTTTAGAGGCGAATACCGCGGTTGGTGCTGGCCACATAGTTGAGCAACTCCTCGGAGTCCTCGCAGACGAATGGTTTCTCATGGTAACACGCGACATCATGCCAGGCGATACCGTCATTGTAGACGTTGTTCAGGACGGACATGCAGGACTCATTGGTGCCGTTGATGTCATACTCGGCGTTGTCTGGCTGCTTGACCTTCTTGTGGCCGGTCTGCGACCATGGATTGAAGCCCCAACCATTCGGCACTAGGTTGGTGGGTGCCATCTTCTCGCGATTCGCCGACCAGAACCAACCGTACAGGGACTTGGGCTCGAGATCACGTCGATTTTCGCAGCCCTTGAAGTCGCAGAGACGTCCAGACGTCCAGATGTAAGGAACATCATCTGGGAAAAAGATTGATTTTGCATGAAATTGCTTGCTCATGAAATGAAAGGAAgctgaaaatattttcgacAATTTAGCGGCATTAAatcaaacattttgttaattttttcaaattataatttgagaaaaagTTTGTAATCAACATTAGctttataacaatttactAAATGGctacattattaaatgtaatcattCGAATTTGAGTACACACTCTcagttttattactatttgagaatcttaaaattgaatattattgaatagGGAATAACAGCATTTTTAGATGCCAACAACGTtgacttataattttttattaaatcgaaACGAAACTATGATTATAGAGAAATCATCTTAAATTGTAAGTCGGTATGCGGACTGCGGATAGGAAAGGTCTTCCAAAAGTGTAGGTAAGCAAGACAGCTGATCACATAGTATTCTTGAGCGAAATCAATTTGGTGCTATTTTACTTTCGCCGGACTGCAAAAAGATTCATGCACTACGCGATgctgttatataaaaaaaaagatgagagTCTCTAGCCTCAACCCACTTCAAGACCCCCGCATTACCTTGAAAACTGTCGTTACACTCACCGACTCATCTCCCACGATTCCTCATCGTGATGAATATCGCTCGTGATGAGCAGGTATCATCACGATCATAATAATTGCGGTTAGAGGCGGCAGTGAAATCCAATAAATATTCAGgcaatttgtattaatttgtgGTTTATTGTTTATTCAATTTCCGATCTATGCGATCATGACTCACATTGCGGTTTAACTTTCCTAGGTCatcgataaatttattctttaattgattatttcaattttaaagtagtaaatatttaaaataacaaattaagttGTATGAgcctttaaataaaaataataaacttttaatcatCTTTTCTCCAATCAAActgaaattgtaaaataaaaatgtttttaacgGTTAGATATATCGAGCCATTTATCACAACTTGCACAATCATTTAAATTCAAGAAAgtttttaatgataaagaaAAACCGGAAAAGAAACAACGGTACTAACAAAAGTAAAAGCGTCTAATGGATAGCGTGGGTAAAACCCTTTGGTTAATTGCACTTTCGGTTCTCTGCGCTTAAACGCATCGTGCTGCAGCCGAAAGGTCGTAATGAAGAGACGGAGAGGATAACGGGGAGCATCGTCGTTAATCATCCGAATCGAAGACACGGTGATGTTCCACGTCGGGCCGCTTATTTCGAAATACTGCCGAATGATTATCTCGCGTGGATGAAAGTTGCCGTGGTAAATCGCCGTGTCGGTGACGATATTTATGACTCGCTACCATCGTCACCCATTACGATTATATGCCGTGTGAAAACTTTCTAAGGTCATTCTGTCAAAAACAGCGAGTGAATTTACCCTTCTCATGAACCGAGAAGATTCGACAATTCGTGAATTCGAAAATTGTTTTGCTCATGTTGAACATTTTGCGATGCACTTGTAAATTACAGGTCAAATAACGCGACAAGCGAGGCTATCGATCAAAAGATGTAACTGGAAGATGACACTCTACTGGGCATTCATagttcaaattataataaatacatagcTTCTAGAAATTAGTGCACGTATGTGTcgagatatttaatatactaaattatttttgtgtgatccaattgatttaataaaccattgtttactaaaaaattttttgttagcgAGGATGCTTAAAAGAATTGCTTTaactataaatacaatttcgcGCTACGCTCTTCTTTGTTCATGAACAAAAACGGAGCCGTTCCGCTACTATGGCCTTCGATCATGCATTGATCTTTAATTTGCATTGATCTTTAATGTGGAACAGTAAGAATGATTCACAAAGAGGAGCGACACGCGTAGACATGTCGGCAC
This DNA window, taken from Monomorium pharaonis isolate MP-MQ-018 chromosome 6, ASM1337386v2, whole genome shotgun sequence, encodes the following:
- the LOC105835593 gene encoding uncharacterized protein LOC105835593 isoform X2 is translated as MMLVPLAIVLLAAFANAEPAINEARPHSNRPGRFLSLPIPQKCANRPKQFNFRGHNYFYSGHVPAHANQKVDWLDARNICREYCMDLISMETQEENNMIFRLIQQNDVPYIWTSGRLCDFKGCENRRDLEPKSLYGWFWSANREKMAPTNLVPNGWGFNPWSQTGHKKVKQPDNAEYDINGTNESCMSVLNNVYNDGIAWHDVACYHEKPFVCEDSEELLNYVASTNRGIRL